In one window of Drosophila innubila isolate TH190305 chromosome 2L unlocalized genomic scaffold, UK_Dinn_1.0 4_B_2L, whole genome shotgun sequence DNA:
- the LOC117780233 gene encoding phosphoglycerate kinase has translation MLLLEQRLCNAVESIVNQNKFIANGCKLQVLRTFTDKPECKAEGKLPRKLSLKNVNVSGKRVFMRVDFNVPMKDGKITNNQRILAALPTIHHVLEQNCRSVVLASHLGRPDGKKNKEFSLLPVARELEKVLEWPVCFIDDCVGELAVEAAENPPKGAVMLLENLRFYPEETGSFKDEKGNKVKADPEKIKDYRCKLSKLGDIYVNDAFGTAHRAHSSMMGEGYEVRAAGFLLDKELEYFAKALDNPKKPFLAILGGAKIADKIPLINNLLNKVDQMIVAGGMAFTFLKIINSMEIGKSLYDEKGAKLINDLMNKAKEKNVQIMLPIDFKCAQKIDKDPGEIKMADIKQGIPKDFMGLDIGAKTIEEYNAAIVKAKTIVWNGPPGLFENEKFADGTKAMLEAIICATSRGATTIVGGGDTATACKNFGGTDQVSHVSTGGGAALELLEGKNLPGVAALSDAK, from the exons ATGCTACTTTTGGAGCAAAGACTGTGCAATGCAGTTGAATCCATTgtgaatcaaaataaattcattgcaAATGGCTGTAAGCTTCAAGTACTGCGAACTTTTACCGATAAGCCGGAATGTAAGGCCGAGGGGAAACTGCCAAGGAAGTTGAGCCTGAAGAATGTTAATGTATCCGGGAAGCGTGTCTTTATGCGGGTCGACTTCAATGTGCCCATGAAGGATGGCAAAATAACGAACAATCAACGGATTCTGGCCGCGTTGCCAACCATTCATCATGTGCTGGAGCAGAATTGTAGATCTGTG GTACTCGCTTCGCACTTGGGGCGTCCAGATGGTAAGAAGAACAAGGAATTCTCATTGTTACCTGTGGCAAGGGAGCTGGAAAAGGTGCTGGAGTGGCCAGTCTGCTTTATAGACGACTGTGTTGGAGAACTTGCAGTGGAAGCTGCCGAGAATCCACCTAAGGGAGCCGTTATGCTGCTGGAGAATCTTCGTTTTTATCCAGAGGAAACGGGCAGCTTCAAGGATGAGAAGGGAAACAAGGTTAAAGCTGATCCGGAAAAGATTAAAGACTACCGTTGCAAGCTATCCAAATTGGGAGACATCTATGTCAATGATGCCTTTGGGACAGCTCATCGTGCCCACAGCTCTATGATGGGCGAGGGATACGAAGTCCGTGCTGCTGGCTTTCTGCTGGACAAGGAATTGGAATACTTTGCCAAGGCGCTGGACAACCCAAAGAAACCATTTCTGGCTATATTAGGTGGCGCCAAGATTGCGGACAAGATACCGCtgataaacaatttgttgaaCAAGGTCGATCAGATGATTGTGGCTGGTGGCATGGCCTTCACATTCCTCAAGATCATCAACAGCATGGAGATTGGCAAATCATTGTACGATGAGAAGGGCGCCAAATTAATCAACGATCTCATGAACAAGGCCAAGGAGAAAAATGTCCAAATAATGTTACCCATTGACTTTAAATGCGCCCAAAAGATCGACAAAGATCCCGGCGAGATCAAGATGGCTGATATAAAGCAAGGCATACCCAAGGATTTTATGGGTCTCGATATTGGTGCGAAAACCATTGAAGAATACAACGCAGCCATTGTAAAGGCCAAGACTATCGTGTGGAATGGACCACCCGGTCTCTTTGAGAATGAGAAATTCGCTGATGGCACCAAGGCCATGCTGGAGGCTATTATTTGTGCCACAAGCCGAGGCGCCACCACAATTGTGGGCGGTGGAGATACGGCTACTGCTTGTAAGAATTTCGGAGGCACTGATCAAGTCTCCCATGTCTCCACTGGCGGTGGCGCTGCTTTGGAGTTACTCGAGGGCAAAAATCTACCCGGAGTCGCCGCCTTGTCAGATGCCAAGTGA